In a single window of the Lodderomyces elongisporus chromosome 4, complete sequence genome:
- the XYL1 gene encoding NAD(P)H-dependent D-xylose reductase (XR), whose product MSIKLNSGHSMPLVGFGCWKLSNNLAADQVYNAIKVGYRLFDEAQDYGNEKEVGEGINRAIKEGIVSRDELFITSKLWNSFHDPKHVEYALDRVLSDLNLNYLDLFLIHFPIAQKFVPIDEKYPPGFYCGDGNKFHFEDVPLLDTWKAMEKLVEKGKVRSIGISNFSGALIQDLLRGAKIPPAVLQIEHHPYLQQDRLIQWVQSKGIAITAYSSFGPQSFIELESKKAIDTPTLFENNAIKKIADKHGKSPAQVLLRWATQRDIAVIPKSNNPDRALQNLNVAEFTLDDEDVQEIKKLDKELRFNDPWEWNNEHIPTFI is encoded by the coding sequence ATGAGCATCAAATTAAACTCAGGCCACTCCATGCCACTCGTTGGCTTTGGTTGCTGGAAACTTAGCAACAATCTCGCTGCTGACCAAGTCTACAACGCCATCAAGGTTGGATACAGATTATTCGACGAGGCACAAGACTACGGcaacgaaaaagaagttgGAGAGGGAATCAACCGCGCAATTAAAGAAGGTATCGTCTCGCGTGACGAGCTATTCATTACCTCCAAGTTGTGGAACTCGTTCCATGACCCAAAACACGTAGAATACGCTTTGGACAGGGTATTGAGCGACTTGAACTTGAACTACCTCGACTTGTTCTTGATTCATTTCCCAATTGCCCAGAAATTCGTCCCAATTGACGAGAAATACCCACCAGGCTTCTACTGTGGAGATGGCAACAAGTTCCATTTCGAAGACGTTCCACTTTTGGATACCTGGAAGGCAATGGAGAAGCTTGTTGAAAAGGGCAAAGTCAGATCCATTGGTATCTCCAACTTTAGTGGTGCATTGATCCAAGACTTGCTTAGAGGCGCAAAGATCCCACCAGCCGTCTTGCAAATCGAGCACCATCCATACTTGCAACAAGATAGATTGATCCAATGGGTACAGAGCAAAGGTATTGCCATCACCGCATACTCATCATTTGGCCCACAGTCATTTATCGAAttggaaagcaaaaaggCAATTGACACTCCAACATTATTCGAAAACAATGCAATCAAAAAGATTGCTGACAAACACGGCAAGTCGCCAGCACAAGTCTTGTTGAGATGGGCAACACAGCGAGACATTGCTGTTATCCCCAAATCCAACAACCCAGACCGTGCATTGCAAAACTTGAATGTGGCTGAGTTTACTTTGgacgatgaagatgttCAAGAGATAAAGAAGTTGGACAAGGAGTTGAGATTCAACGACCCTTGGGAATGGAATAATGAGCATATCCCAACTTTTATCTAG
- the RAD3 gene encoding TFIIH/NER complex ATP-dependent 5'-3' DNA helicase subunit (BUSCO:EOG09260ZWU) gives MKFYIDDLPVLFPYPKIYPEQYAYMSDIKKTLDVGGNCILEMPSGTGKTVSLLSLTVAYQMHYPEHRKIVYCSRTMSEIEKALIELHKLMEFRASALGYVEDFRGLGLTSRKNLCLNPLISRERKGNVVDEMCRRVTNGQLKEKIERGVVTEDMQERDPEKYSLCSFHENLNELDQHDLIPEGVYSFDALIKYCKQIGTCPYFTVRRMIPFCNIIIYSYHYLLDPKIADRVSRELSKDSIIIFDEAHNIDNVCIEALSLDLTEDALKRATRGANKLADAVDEMKQQDSEKLQNEYEQLVEGLRQAEVAREEELFMSNPILPQDLLDEAIPGNIRKGEHFVAFLKRFIEYLKTRMKVLHVISETPTSFLQHLKELTYIDRKPLRFCSERLSLLVKTLELSEIEDFNALKDIATFATLVSTYDTGFQLILEPFETEGSTVPNPILHFTCLDASIAIKPVFDRFSSVIITSGTISPLDMYPKMLNFQTVIQESYAMTLSRRAFLPLIVTKGSDQLALSSRFEIRNDPSVVRNYGSLLIEFSKITPDGMVVFFPSYLYMESIISMWQTMGVLDEVWKHKLILVETPDAQETSLALETYRKACSNGRGAVLLSVARGKVSEGIDFDHHYGRTVLMIGIPFQYTESRILKARLEFMRDHLQIKENDFLSFDAMRHAAQCLGRVLRGKDDYGIMVLADRRFARKKSQLPKWIAQALNDSDTNLSTDMALATGKKFLRSLAQPTNPKDQEGVSVWNLAQLEDYQKQFNKVQVSEEKQNEINGFVDENINGTPKETVDDFMDIDDEDLDLL, from the coding sequence ATGAAGTTTTACATCGATGATCTACCGGTTCTATTTCCCTATCCCAAAATATACCCCGAGCAGTATGCATACATGAGTGACATCAAAAAGACCCTCGATGTGGGTGGAAACTGTATATTGGAGATGCCGTCGGGGACGGGAAAGACTGTTTCCTTGCTTTCGCTAACAGTGGCATACCAGATGCATTACCCAGAGCACAGAAAGATTGTTTATTGTTCACGTACCATGTCTGAGATTGAGAAGGCATTGATTGAGTTGCACAAGTTGATGGAGTTTCGAGCAAGCGCGTTGGGATACGTTGAAGATTTCCGCGGATTGGGGTTGACAAGTAGGAAGAACTTGTGCTTGAACCCATTGATATCGCGGGAGAGGAAGGGgaatgttgttgatgaaatgTGTCGACGCGTGACGAATGGTCAgttgaaggaaaagattGAGCGAGGAGTCGTGACTGAGGATATGCAAGAAAGAGATCCTGAAAAATACTCCTTGTGCTCATTCCACGAGAATTTGAATGAACTCGACCAGCATGATTTGATCCCAGAAGGTGTTTATTCATTTGACGCGTTGATCAAGTATTGTAAGCAGATAGGAACGTGTCCGTATTTCACGGTGCGTAGAATGATTCCGTTCtgcaacatcatcatctacTCATATCATTATTTGTTGGATCCCAAGATTGCCGATAGAGTTTCGCGCGAGTTGTCCAAGGATAgcattattatttttgacGAGGCGCACAATATTGATAATGTTTGTATAGAGGCGTTGTCGTTGGACTTGACAGAGGATGCTCTAAAGCGGGCTACGAGAGGTGCTAACAAGCTAGCAGATGCGGTTGATGAGATGAAGCAGCAAGATAGTGAAAAACTTCAAAATGAATATGAACAGTTGGTAGAAGGGTTGCGGCAAGCCGAGGTGGCACGCGAAGAGGAGCTCTTTATGTCGAATCCCATCCTACCGCAAGATTTACTTGATGAGGCCATTCCAGGTAACATTCGGAAAGGTGAACATTTTGTAGCATTTTTGAAACGGTTTATTGAGTATCTAAAGACTAGAATGAAGGTGTTGCATGTGATTAGTGAGACACCTACGAGTTTCTTGCAGCACTTGAAAGAACTTACATATATCGATCGGAAGCCCTTGCGGTTCTGCTCGGAGAGGCTTTCGTTGTTGGTAAAGACGTTGGAATTGTCAGAGATTGAGGATTTCAACGCGTTAAAGGATATTGCAACATTTGCAACTTTGGTGTCTACTTATGATACTGGGTTTCAACTTATCTTGGAGCCATTTGAAACTGAAGGTAGTACTGTGCCCAACCCGATCCTCCATTTCACTTGTTTGGATGCGTCAATTGCAATCAAGCCGGTATTTGATAGGTTCTCTTCGGTGATCATTACCTCGGGAACCATTTCACCTTTGGATATGTACCCCAAGATGTTGAATTTCCAAACCGTTATTCAAGAATCGTATGCAATGACGTTGTCGAGACGTGCGTTTTTACCATTGATTGTTACGAAAGGTAGTGATCAATTGGCGCTTTCGTCTAGATTTGAAATTAGAAACGATCCTTCAGTTGTTCGGAACTATGGCTCTTTATTAATTGAGTTTTCAAAGATCACACCCGATGGCATGGTTGTGTTTTTCCCATCATATTTGTATATGGAGTCGATTATATCCATGTGGCAGACAATGGGAGTATTGGACGAAGTGTGGAAGCACAAACTTATTCTTGTTGAGACTCCTGATGCGCAAGAAACGTCTTTGGCGTTGGAGACGTATAGAAAAGCTTGTTCGAATGGAAGAGGTGCAGTATTATTATCAGTTGCGCGTGGAAAAGTTTCCGAAGGTATTGATTTTGACCATCATTACGGGAGAACAGTATTGATGATTGGTATTCCTTTCCAATATACGGAGTCGAGGATCTTGAAAGCTAGGTTGGAGTTTATGAGAGACCATTTGCAGATCAAGGAGAATGACTTTTTATCGTTCGACGCGATGCGACACGCTGCGCAGTGCTTGGGACGGGTTTTGCGTGGTAAGGATGATTACGGGATCATGGTGTTGGCGGATAGAAGGTTTGCAAGGAAAAAATCACAGCTTCCGAAATGGATTGCGCAGGCGCTTAACGATTCGGATACCAATTTGTCGACGGATATGGCGTTGGCAACGGGGAAGAAATTCTTGCGCAGTCTTGCACAGCCCACGAACCCCAAGGATCAAGAAGGTGTTTCTGTGTGGAATCTTGCGCAGTTGGAGGACTATCAGAAACAGTTTAACAAGGTGCAAGTGTCGGAGGAGAAGCAGAATGAGATTAATGGGTTTGTGGATGAGAACATTAACGGCACGCCAAAGGAGACTGTTGATGATTTCATGGATATAGATGATGAGGATCTAGATTTGCTTTAG
- the ADK2 gene encoding Adenylate kinase 2 → MLKPTRLLFLGAPGSGKGTISKRLLKRFPQLHPISSGDVLRSQISKGTEIGKEADKYIKTGSLVPDSTMVNLITEQLRELNGLNDKANWLLDGFPRTFAQAEKLTEILDTTNANLNLVVELDVDQKLILHRIESRYVHLPSGRIYSLDYNPPKVPFKDDVTGEDLVKREDDNAKTFKKRLDKYNEEIGPLREYYQKLGIWHSVSGETSDIIYPKVEKLVYES, encoded by the coding sequence ATGTTGAAACCAACAAGGCTCCTATTTCTAGGAGCACCAGGATCAGGGAAGGGAACTATACTGAAAAGGCTTCTTAAAAGGTTTCCGCAATTGCACCCTATATCTTCCGGAGATGTGTTAAGATCGCAAATATCGAAGGGCACAGAGATTGGGAAAGAGGCCGATAAATACATCAAGACTGGCCTGTTGGTCCCTGACTCTACCATGGTCAATTTGATAACTGAACAGCTACGTGAACTCAACGGGTTAAATGACAAGGCCAATTGGTTACTAGATGGGTTCCCACGTACATTTGCACAAGCAGAGAAATTGACAGAGATCTTGGATACAACAAACGCGAACTTGAATCTAGTTGTAGAGTTGGATGTTGATCAAAAGCTCATTCTCCATAGGATTGAGTCGCGATACGTGCATTTGCCTAGTGGGAGAATATACAGTTTGGACTATAATCCACCAAAAGTACCGTTTAAGGATGATGTTACTGGAGAGGATTTAGTGAAAAGAGAGGACGATAATGCCAAGACTTTCAAAAAGAGATTGGACAAGTACAATGAGGAGATTGGTCCATTGAGGGAGTACTACCAAAAATTGGGAATCTGGCATAGTGTTTCTGGAGAAACCAGTGATATAATCTATCCTAAAGTGGAAAAGTTGGTATATGAACTGTGA
- the LEO1 gene encoding Paf1 complex component, which yields MSDEEREEVSVAQEELDDLFGESGGEDQDQDQDQETKSDSEEQQSQSTSKRNRVDYDSQNEGSNDDDEEEEEEEVEKKVLEISLPRHAVSSISEGTKILKTPAHLKIEPRPFDPNKFKDEVEYKMQERKEQGLTSKQIYNEQLAEKLINETTIRWRYHNSGNDEIIKQSNAHFVQWNDGSVSLKIGNEMFDVKSLPVVDNLLVRSHKTAEFLQTDSIIESNINLLPASTNSIHKRLLQVMKNVQFKDKILSTTTEVDPLMKQRIEDENEKKKLKMKRMLEAKRRLQEQKWERGDSPAVGGSRAYSAYADEDEDDDDYGVGGGRGGAAEEYDEEDDFVAGDEEEVEQYDDEDEEEEEEEVEEQEEEFEKGAERLRKLKEEGAARYREASVEEETRKRRRIIDSDEDDE from the coding sequence ATGTCGGACgaggaaagagaagaagtcTCTGTAGCTCAAGAGGAGCTCGATGATTTATTTGGCGAGAGTGGAGGTGAAGACCAAGACCAAGACCAAGAccaagaaaccaaaagtGATTCAGAAGAGCAGCAGTCACAATCGACGTCGAAAAGAAATCGAGTAGACTATGATTCGCAGAATGAGGGGtctaatgatgatgatgaagaagaagaagaagaagaagttgaaaagaaagtgtTGGAGATCTCATTGCCACGTCATGCTGTGAGTCTGATATCTGAAGGCACTAAGATATTGAAAACACCGGCTCATTTGAAGATCGAGCCTCGTCCATTTGACCCCAACAAGTTTAAGGACGAGGTGGAATACAAGATgcaggaaagaaaagagcaaGGATTAACCTCAAAACAGATATACAATGAGCAACTAGCGGAGAAATTGATCAATGAAACCACCATTAGATGGAGATATCACAATTCTGGAAATGACGAGATTATCAAACAATCGAATGCCCATTTTGTCCAATGGAACGATGGAAGTGTAAGTTTAAAGATTGGAAATGAGATGTTTGATGTCAAGAGTTTACCAGTGGTAGACAACCTTTTGGTTCGGTCTCATAAGACTGCAGAGTTTTTGCAAACGGACTCTATTATTGAACTGAATATCAACTTGCTTCCTGCATCGACCAATTCGATACACAAGAGATTGTTGCAGGTGATGAAGAACGTGCAGTTTAAGGACAAAATTTTGAGTACCACAACAGAAGTGGATCCGTTGATGAAGCAAAGGATTGAAGATGAGAatgagaagaagaaattgaagatgaagaggatGTTGGAGGCAAAGAGACGTTTGCAAGAGCAGAAATGGGAGAGAGGCGATAGTCCTGCTGTTGGCGGATCCCGTGCATATAGTGCTTACGCTGATGAAGACGAAGACGACGATGATTATGGTGTAGGTGGTGGCCGTGGTGGAGCAGCTGAAGAGTATGACGAAGAGGATGATTTTGTTGCTggagatgaagaagaggtGGAGCAATATGACGATGAAGacgaagaggaggaagaagaagaggtaGAAGAGCAAGAAGAGGAGTTTGAGAAAGGTGCAGAGAGATTgaggaaattgaaagagGAAGGAGCTGCGCGGTACAGAGAAGCCTCTGTTGAGGAGGAGACTCGGAAACGAAGGAGAATTATTGACAGTGACGAGGACGATGAATAG
- the SAC7_1 gene encoding GTPase activating protein (GAP) for Rho1p — translation MSHSSSPNRSSSIFGWAKSLKRSHLLSNDSVNEISDSDNASSKFSPTKSINAGAFPSIVPSSSMQQLQQQQQQQQQQQQQQQQQQQMPRLQPQRSPLNIPSNTNNNNNINNNSIPMSSSISGNLEPGAISPSPSNYIPSPSHQRQSISSHNNAQSGFSTSNYLGTSPTASSSTHDFLRPILNHKSRSTNNVSRVRSNSENSIRNHRDSFLQSNSLVDENSKYFGVPLQQALSEAAAKISVLSSDDQTSGLQYGEIPIVVAKCGVYLKKNGLTVEGIFRVGGSSKRLKELQVIFNTPPDYGKKLIWDGYTVHDAASILRRYLNALPEPLIPLDVYEEFRVVLKERPRIISYMKYKAENPTRSLRKKSEGDSSQMLTEANMGRHNDSHASSVNAESSSNARATPNTVPDSQAVPTSLTAQTAQTAQTAPASTITASLQQPTLSLSIPQSSQEDFSNKQKKKKTKNYKKLTNDVHTAIDIYRVLLNNLPISSKQLLFYILDLLAMVQSNSERNLMSARNLAAIFQPSILSHPNHDLDPEEYALSQLVVEFLIQYSYKLLPSHKEPSPPPPAPPIATSLDVNVSADEIGPQDSLSNSEATYEAQKGQSSVEETASGSSSSQVVQKQQQQQQQQQLTPRFQRQHSKSLSAAPQHEDIVMGFKHNATESIPGESDLEYEVSDGVGSDADELYFHEAHRPSTMSSPKTSPMELIGKPVIPAAEEDPVIVVTSPSSTSVDQKSE, via the coding sequence ATGAGTCACTCCTCATCCCCCAATAGGAGCTCATCCATCTTTGGATGGGCCAAGAGTTTGAAACGATCACATCTTTTATCCAATGACTCAGTTAATGAGATTAGCGACTCAGACAATGCCAGTTCAAAGTTTTCACCCACGAAACTGATAAATGCAGGAGCATTTCCATCAATAGTTCCGTCTTCATCAATGCAGCAActtcagcagcaacaacagcaacaacaacagcagcaacaacaacagcaacagcaacaacagatGCCACGTCTTCAACCACAGCGAAGTCCGTTGAATATTCCCTccaacacaaacaacaataacaacattaacaacaatagcatCCCAATGTCATCGAGTATCAGTGGGAACTTAGAGCCGGGAGCAATCTCCCCGTCTCCATCAAACTATATCCCACTGCCTTCCCACCAGCGACAGTCGATACTGCTGCACAACAATGCGCAGTCGGGCTTTTCAACTTCGAATTATTTGGGCACTTCACCGActgcatcatcatcaacgcACGATTTCTTGCGACCTATATTGAACCACAAACTGAGATCAACAAACAATGTTTCTAGAGTACGATCCAACTCTGAGAATAGTATACGTAATCATCGCGACTCCTTTTTGCAGAGCAATTCGCTAGTTGACGAAAACTCAAAGTATTTTGGTGTACCATTACAACAAGCGCTTTCCGAGGCAGCAGCCAAGATCTCGGTATTATCATCAGATGACCAGACGAGTGGCTTGCAGTATGGTGAGATAcccattgttgttgccaaGTGCGGAGTatacttgaaaaagaatggatTGACAGTTGAAGGAATATTTCGTGTTGGTGGCTCTTCAAAACGATTAAAGGAGTTGCAAGTTATATTCAATACACCTCCTGATTATGGTAAGAAGTTGATCTGGGATGGGTATACTGTTCATGACGCAGCATCAATCTTGCGAAGGTACTTGAATGCATTGCCTGAACCATTGATTCCTCTTGATGTTTATGAAGAGTTTAGAGTTGTTTTGAAAGAACGACCTAGAATTATAAGCTATATGAAGTACAAGGCAGAGAATCCAACGAGGAGTCTTCGAAAGAAAAGTGAAGGAGACTCGTCACAGATGTTGACTGAAGCCAACATGGGACGTCATAACGATAGTCATGCGCTGTCTGTGAATGCAGAAAGCCTGAGCAACGCAAGAGCTACACCAAATACTGTACCAGATTCTCAAGCAGTTCCAACTTCGCTTACTGCACAAACTGCACAAACTGCACAAACTGCTCCTGCTTCGACAATTACTGCTTCACTTCAACAACCAACCCTCCTGCTATCCATTCCCCAAAGTAGTCAAGAAGATTTCTCCAATaagcagaaaaagaaaaagacaaagaactACAAGAAACTCACTAATGATGTACACACTGCTATCGACATCTACCGAGTATTATTAAACAACCTCCCAATATCATCGAAacaacttttattttacatCTTGGACTTACTTGCTATGGTGCAGAGCAACCTGGAACGAAACTTGATGAGTGCGCGCAACCTTGCTGCCATTTTCCAGCCACTGATACTCTCGCATCCAAACCATGATCTTGACCCTGAAGAGTATGCATTGTCACAACTAGTGGTTGAATTTTTGATTCAGTATTCGTATAAATTGTTGCCATCGCACAAGGAACCATCGCCGCCACCTCCAGCACCACCAATTGCAACAAGTTTAGATGTGAATGTCTCTGCAGATGAGATTGGGCCACAAGACTCGCTCTCAAATTCCGAAGCCACTTATGAGGCACAGAAAGGTCAGCTGTCAGTAGAAGAAACTGCATCAGGATCATCATCTAGTCAGGTTGTgcagaaacaacaacaacaacagcagcaacaacaattgacTCCCCGGTTCCAAAGACAGCATTCTAAAAGTCTAAGTGCTGCACCACAACACGAGGATATCGTGATGGGGTTCAAGCATAATGCCACGGAGTCCATTCCTGGTGAATCTGATTTAGAGTACGAAGTCTCAGATGGGGTAGGGTCAGATGCAGACGAGTTGTATTTTCATGAAGCTCACCGACCTAGTACCATGAGCAGTCCCAAGACTAGTCCCATGGAACTTATTGGGAAACCCGTGATCCCGGCAGCCGAGGAAGATCCTGTAATTGTTGTAACTTCGCCGCTGAGCACGTCAGTTGACCAGAAGAGTGAATAG
- the RCN1 gene encoding calcineurin inhibitor encodes MPRDPTNSLILTNLSQASLDSPNELVSLLSNENDLIELVILSKLSRIILICESASVAIRVKAVISQHMPHVNVSFSIKDNNFDINKAELDSATTGYQEKTYLELPHDLNSKRFLISPPMSPQGEWNDWGKMEEGPNQVDIYSPEELSNLLWQRLGNTSMVEKVHSEPKTGRTIDLEIEPELLFNGIDNGVPAIILDKADHELVEEKLPKTSMPPV; translated from the coding sequence aTGCCTAGAGACCCTACAAATTCCCTTATTTTGACGAATCTTAGTCAAGCAAGTTTAGACTCACCCAATGAGCTAGTCAGTCTATTGTCTAATGAGAATGATCTCATTGAGTTGGTGATCTTGTCCAAATTGTCTAGAATAATCCTCATATGTGAATCAGCCTCAGTAGCCATTCGAGTCAAGGCGGTGATTTCTCAACATATGCCTCATGTGAATGTATCGTTTAGCATCAAGGATAACAACTTTGATATCAACAAGGCTGAATTGGATTCAGCAACAACGGGATACCAAGAGAAAACATACCTTGAGCTTCCGCATGACCTAAATCTGAAACGTTTCCTTATTAGTCCGCCAATGAGTCCACAAGGAGAATGGAATGATTGGGGCAAGATGGAAGAAGGGCCCAATCAAGTGGATATATACTCACCAGAGGAGCTTTCTAATTTATTATGGCAGAGACTAGGTAACACTAGTATGGTGGAAAAGGTGCATCTGGAACCCAAGACAGGGAGAACCATTGATCTTGAAATTGAGCCTGAGCTACTCTTTAATGGGATAGATAATGGCGTACCAGCCATTATCTTGGACAAAGCTGACCATGAATTGGTGGAGGAGAAACTCCCGAAAACATCAATGCCTCCTGTGTGA
- the AKL1 gene encoding Ark- serine/threonine protein kinase, with protein METVPRLNEGDELQVGKHKVEVVRYLSEGGFAQIYQVLTTFEVGTTTATKTKATSTTTPTSTSASTPAKTQACLKRVIVPNKAGLDQLRKEVEVMKVFRHARNVVTYMDSHAEKLGNGTYQVLVLMELCPGGSLLDHMNAKIKTKLTEPEVLQIMLDVSQGVYEMHKQKLIHRDLKIENVLINSKGRFKLCDFGSTSPPIMPPQDQQQFKFISHDILYHTTPQYRSPEMMDLYRQVPIDEKADIWALGCFLYKLCYYTTPFEANGEMAILHASFQFPPIPQYSGDLKNLIIIMLQENPLYRPNIVQVLMLVSKLSNIEFESLGLRDFCNLGPYNFQQLQEYQMQKQAEVMREKQLYIHQQNMAQAAQAAQAAPTSQPVPAVSAVSATDAYQVPGAPLTVNQQVDDEGKREGGREREREGEGEGQGEGQGKQEPAVDEEDENTADAKSGKSDHLSVEAEPKVASSADSLVGFSSGNDQSFSDLEQLSDAEERFPSLEHLNINAEANDSKQEKSERTSVDGIVDEPKPKADPPISKVNSGNNPFHNNKQTHNPWSMSPEFNPVTPIQSRRLDAHKSSERAHDKFDSPHLNNAAFNYQNLQHVQSHPSSPPPLPPLPPAAQIQLQSSSQSQPQPQSNPHPQQASLPSQVPHSSLVEAQPYSQQHKHQQQQQQQQQQQQDETAYAPPLPKNRPIPASTQSFSTSSAQAPRVETNLIDLDNTSDAQKASENKANSYSKPNISKRFSSNSQLMLQEEVVDFASDDENIDNASGMNRMKIRKSLKNNPKGRRSGELKRTESYSNNESKKRLSFFGGN; from the coding sequence ATGGAAACGGTGCCTAGACTTAATGAAGGCGACGAATTGCAAGTTGGGAAACACAAGGTCGAAGTAGTGAGATACCTTTCCGAAGGAGGATTTGCTCAGATTTATCAAGTTCTCACCACATTCGAAGTTGGCACCACTACGGCGACTAAAACTAAGGCAACCTCTACAACTacaccaacatcaacatcagcGTCAACACCAGCCAAAACACAAGCATGTCTCAAGAGAGTCATTGTGCCCAACAAAGCTGGGCTTGATCAATTGAGGAAAGAAGTCGAGGTTATGAAAGTGTTTAGACATGCACGCAATGTCGTCACCTATATGGACTCACACGCCGAGAAGCTCGGTAATGGGACCTACCAGGTGTTGGTGCTTATGGAATTGTGTCCTGGTGGCTCTTTGCTAGATCATATGAATGCTAAAATTAAGACGAAATTGACAGAGCCCGAGGTGTTGCAGATTATGTTGGATGTCTCCCAAGGAGTTTACGAAATGCACAAACAGAAACTAATCCACCGTGATTTAAAAATCGAAAATGTGTTGATTAATTCTAAAGGTAGATTTAAACTTTGTGACTTTGGATCCACATCACCGCCAATAATGCCACCGCaagatcaacaacaattcaAGTTTATTAGCCACGATATTCTTTATCACACAACACCGCAATATCGCTCGCCTGAGATGATGGACTTGTACCGTCAAGTGCCTATCGATGAAAAAGCCGATATTTGGGCCTTGGGTTGCTTCTTGTACAAATTGTGCTATTACACTACTCCTTTTGAGGCTAATGGAGAAATGGCAATCTTGCATGCATCTTTTCAGTTTCCACCAATCCCACAATATTCGGGTGATTTGAAGAATCTTATCATAATCATGCTTCAAGAGAATCCATTGTACCGACCAAATATTGTGCAAGTGCTTATGTTGGTGAGCAAGTTGTCAAACATTGAGTTTGAGAGTTTAGGATTGAGAGATTTTTGTAACCTTGGTCCGTATAATTTCCAGCAATTACAGGAATACCAAATGCAAAAACAGGCAGAAGTTATGCGTGAGAAGCAATTATACATTCATCAGCAAAATATGGCACAAGCAGCGCAAGCAGCTCAAGCAGCACCGACCTCGCAACCAGTGCCAGCAGTGTCAGCAGTGTCAGCAACGGATGCTTATCAAGTGCCTGGTGCACCTCTAACTGTAAATCAACAAGTTGATGACGAAGGAAAACgagaaggaggaagagaaagagaaagagaaggagaaggagaaggacaAGGAGAAGGACAAGGAAAGCAAGAGCCTGctgttgatgaagaagatgaaaacaCTGCAGATGCAAAGAGTGGAAAATCTGATCACCTTTCAGTTGAAGCTGAGCCGAAAGTTGCTTCTTCTGCTGATTCGCTTGTTGGTTTTAGTCTGGGAAATGACCAAAGTTTTTCCGATTTAGAGCAATTGAGCGATGCCGAGGAAAGGTTTCCTTCATTAGAGCATCTCAACATCAACGCAGAAGCAAATGATTCAAAGCAAGAAAAGTCAGAACGTACTTCTGTTGATGGTATTGTTGATGAGCCAAAACCTAAAGCAGATCCTCCAATTTCTAAGGTTAATAGTGGAAACAATCCGTTCCATAACAATAAGCAAACACATAACCCATGGAGTATGTCACCGGAGTTTAATCCAGTAACTCCGATACAACTGCGGCGATTAGACGCTCATAAATCTTCAGAGCGTGCTCATGACAAGTTTGATTCCCCACATTTGAATAACGCCGCTTTTAACTATCAAAACCTCCAGCATGTCCAATCTCACCCTCTGTCGCCACCACCATTGccaccattaccaccagCAGCACAAATCCAATTACAATCACTGTCTCAGTCACAGCCACAGCCACAGTCAAATCCACATCCACAGCAGGCATCACTACCTTCGCAAGTACCACATTCATCTCTAGTCGAAGCACAACCATACTCACAACAGCACAAgcaccagcagcaacaacagcagcaacagcaacagcaacaagatGAAACTGCGTATGCACCTCCGTTGCCTAAGAATCGACCCATCCCTGCTTCTACTCAATCATTCTCTACTTCCCTGGCACAGGCTCCTCGTGTCGAAACAAACTTGATTGATTTAGATAATACATCTGATGCGCAAAAGGCTTCAGAAAATAAGGCAAATTCATATTCAAAGCCAAACATTTCAAAGAGGTTTTCTTCAAACTCCCAGCTTATGCTTCAAGAAGAAGTTGTTGATTTCGCttctgatgatgaaaatatCGATAATGCGTCAGGCATGAACAGGATGAAGATTCGCAAATCATTGAAAAACAATCCAAAGGGACGAAGGTCAGGTGAACTAAAGAGGACAGAGAGTTATAGTAACAACGAGTCGAAAAAGAGACTTTCGTTTTTTGGCGGCAATTAA